In Oryza sativa Japonica Group chromosome 2, ASM3414082v1, the following are encoded in one genomic region:
- the LOC4328117 gene encoding bifunctional protein FolD 4, chloroplastic, translated as MASSILSDCSSSATSRLLPLRRALLAPPCRFRPATVAAPPRRPLAIAAPQLPLLPRARGTASASAAAAAAASSTDSDACAKIIDGKLVAKQIREEIAVEIAKMKDAIGVVPGLAVILVGSRKDSQTYVRNKKKACEAVGIKSYEVNLPEDSSEDEVLKHIATFNSDPSVHGILVQLPLPHHMNDENILNAVSIEKDVDGFHPLNIGRLAMQGRDPFFVPCTPKGCMELLHRYGVEIKGKRAVVIGRSNIVGMPAALLLQKANATVSIVHSNTKKPEEITRQADIVIAAVGVANLVRGSWIKPGAAIIDVGINPVDDPESPRGYRLVGDVCYEEASKIAGLITPVPGGVGPMTIAMLLSNTLESAKRIHKFK; from the exons ATGGCGTCCTCCATACTCTCCgactgctcctcctccgccacctcccgcctcctccccctccgccgcgccctcctcgcgccgccgtgccgcttccgcccggccaccgtcgccgcgccgccgcggaggcccctcgccatcgccgcccccCAGCTCCCGcttctcccccgcgcgcgcggcacggcttcggcctcagccgccgccgccgccgccgcctcctctacCGACTCAG ATGCTTGTGCCAAGATCATTGATGGGAAGTTGGTGGCAAAGCAGATAAGAGAGGAAATCGCTGTTGAGATCGCCAAGATGAAGGATGCAATTGGGGTTGTGCCTGGGCTGGCAGTCATCCTAGTTGGGTCAAGGAAGGATTCTCAAACGTATGTGCGCAACAAGAAGAAGGCATGCGAAGCGGTTGGTATCAAGTCATATGAGGTTAATTTGCCGGAAGACAGCTCTGAGGATGAGGTTCTCAAGCACATCGCAACATTTAACAGTGATCCGTCGGTGCATGGCATCTTGGTTCAGTTGCCCCTACCTCAT CATATGAATGATGAGAACATTTTGAATGCTGTTAGTATTGAGAAGGATGTTGATGGATTTCATCCACTGAACATTGGACGACTTGCAATGCAAGGTCGGGATCCGTTCTTTGTTCCATGCACCCCTAAAGGATGCATGGAATTACTACACAGATATGGAGTTGAAATCAAAGGGAAGAGAGCTGTTGTAATTGGGCGGAGCAATATTGTGGGGATGCCTGCTGCATTATTACTGCAA AAAGCCAACGCAACTGTTAGCATTGTACATTCAAATACCAAGAAGCCTGAGGAAATAACAAGACAAGCAGATATTGTTATCGCAGCTGTTGGAGTTGCTAATCTGGTCAGAGGGAGTTGGATAAAGCCTGGTGCTGCTATTATTGATGTTGGCATCAATCCAGTTGAT GATCCAGAAAGCCCTCGAGGTTATCGGCTGGTTGGAGATGTGTGCTACGAGGAGGCCTCCAAGATTGCAGGACTAATCACGCCAGTTCCTGGTGGTGTCGGGCCAATGACAATTGCGATGCTTTTGTCGAACACACTTGAGTCAGCTAAAAGGATACACAAATTCAAATAA